The sequence below is a genomic window from Ipomoea triloba cultivar NCNSP0323 chromosome 2, ASM357664v1.
TCCTCCCTGTGTTCTCAGATCACTCTCTGCATCTCACGCCTAACCCTTGCATCTCGCGCGCCCTCACTATCTCCGTCAATCCCTCTCATCCTTGCATCTGGCGCTCACCATCTCCGTCTCCTCCCATCTCCTGCGCTCAAGCTATCCACCTCCTTCCATCTCCTTCGCCTCCATTTCCGCTACGTCCTCCAACTCTTGGTAAGTATTGCAATTTGGCCAATGAGCATTTCTGTTATTCAAATCCCTAATTCTCTACCTAGAGTTGAAATTATTTCTATCAATCTACCCAGAGAATTTTTCCAGTGATCATCAAtaagtttcaatttttaataaaatttacgATTTAGGATTTCTAACTTCATatttcattactattttttttcggAAACTATTCTTAACATGGAGTCCGAAAATCTCTGTTCTGATGGTTAAAGTGTTACtcttcatttgtgttttaaactactagttttaggctattaaGTATTAGATATAATGGTTAAAGTAGTATACTTGTGcaattaagtagtatatttgctctataaagtgttgtgtttgatggttaaagtcatgatcattcatttgtgatataagGTACTATATTTGCATTATATAGTATTagatttaatactttaagtgtTGAATATTCATTGTTgttatgaagtagtatatttgagCTAATCCCCCAGTTGAGTATTCATTGTTGTTCATGAATTATTTGTGAGGTTGAAATCTCCGGCAGTTTATGATGAGTCAAAGGAAAATTTGGTAAATGATGGCTCTTTAACATCAAACAATAACATTGTTTTGTCTGTCTTTCACCTGACTTTCTTTCACTTCTACGATATGGAGTAGTTAATTTCTTCTTTGACATGCAAATACTTTCTTTTAGTATGCGTTTGTatagtcatatatattttttcacttcttgaAATGTTTGTTAAATGTACATTGATCTATTTGTGACTATTAAATATTGTCTTtgattgttaaaatattatatataatggttaaagtgttgagtattcatttgtgttataaagtactaattttaggctataaagtaatagatttaatggttaaactgttgagtattcatttgtgttttaaagtactagttttaggctataaagtattaaatttaacagttaaagtgttgagtattcatttgtNggttataaagtattagatttaatgttaaattgttgagtattcatttgtgttataaagtactagttttaggttataaagtattaaatttaatgttaaagtgttgagtattcatttgtgtttaaaagtagtatatttgtgcaAGTGTTGATGAAAAATGTCAGTCATGCAAAAGGTCATAGTGAGCATCTGGCATAGGAAGCAAATGCAAAGATTTTCACATTTGGTTCATACCGGTTGGGGATATGTACTGTACAAAGcatttttttgcttttgtttttgcttCCTTTCTCGAGTTAACTAGCAGGAATAACTTctagtggtttttttttttaattttttttctgtaattggcatttcatcatttgcatacTAATAACTTCATTTACAATCCCAGATTCTGGTTCTAAGTTTCTTAAGTATAGGTTTTTAGATAAATTTACTCTTTCACTAAATAAAATCAGCCTATAATAGTTGCTGTTTAGAGCATTATTTATTCCATACTGTTTACTAGTCCTGTTTTCAGTCCCTAAGCATCTTTAACACTTGTATTGCAGCGTTATAAATCGGGTCTACACTTCCCTGCTTATACTTGTTATTAACCTATTTGTTCAATTTGAATTGCTTATTCATTATTTGGAACTATACAAATTCAAGAGGACAGTGCATTGGATATATAATATGAGCAGGTTCTACTATCATTTTTTAGTTGTTTGAATGAACTATGCATTTTTCTTAAGAAACAATGCGATAATGTCTGAAGCTTTTGGCTACCTCTCCAGTTTGACTTTGGGCATGTCTTTTCCACTAGTTCTTGGACAAAAAGATAGAAGTAATCTAACCCATTGATTTGATACATAAACTTCAAGTTGTGTGCTGTAAATATAGCTTGAAgatatttttttcccctttcctACTACCTTAGTCCAATGTTTTTCATGTGGGAAAAAGGATAGGTAGATCTTTGTTGTTGGAGTTAGTTTGGTTTGTACCCTTATTATACTTTCAATGGTAAATCAATAGATATAGAGGCTTTCTATTTAgttatcaaatatatatgtggTTGAAATCTAATGATGTTGTTGGAGGAATATCATGTTTCCCAAATTCTCTTTCATCCTTCACATGATTtaataaagtactagttttatgcgataaagtattaggtttaatggttaaaatgttgagtattcatttgtgttttaaagtactagttttaggctataaaatattaaatttaatgttaaagcgttgagtattcatttgtgtttaaatgTAGTATacttgtgctattaagtattgtgcttgatggttaaagtgttgagtacttatttgtgttttaaagtactagttttaagctataaagtattaaatttaatggttaaagtgttgattgttcatttgtgcaattaagtagtatatttgctctataaaatgtcgtgtttgatggttaaagtaaTCATtatcattcatttgtgatataaagtagtatatttgcatcataaagtattagatttaatgttttaagtgttgagtatttatttttgttatgaattgaagtagtatatttgtgatattaagtattgtgtttgatggttaaaatgttgagtattcatttgtgttacaaagtactagttttaggctattacgtattagatttaatgctttaaagtgttgactattcatttgtgttttaaagtattaattttaggctataaagtattaaattggGTTCTATGTGCTTAAAGttttaataaatagaataaactcaaatttgaaaattagatGATAAAGTGTAGAGGAACTGCTTGGACACTTTGGACGTGAAGAAGACAGGAAACGCGTGGAGCGAaaatttgatgaattaaattaataaaactgGGCTAAAAAAAGGTTCATATctgattgttaaaaaaaatagccCAAATAGAATTAATCCATAAATTAAgtatgacccaaattatgtgACCccacccgtctcacggattgagacccgtgagacggtctcacacaaatgttaCCCTATACATATTTGTTTGGTTtcaataaatttacatttactcttccaaaaaaataataaatttacatttaccaaaaAAAGAGTAATTTCATTTGTTTGNggttataaagtattagatttaatgttaaattgttgagtattcatttgtgttataaagtactagttttaggttataaagtattaaatttaatgttaaagtgttgagtattcatttgtgtttaaaagtagtatatttgtgcaAGTGTTGATGAAAAATGTCAGTCATGCAAAAGGTCATAGTGAGCATCTGGCATAGGAAGCAAATGCAAAGATTTTCACATTTGGTTCATACCGGTTGGGGATATGTACTGTACAAAGcatttttttgcttttgtttttgcttCCTTTCTCGAGTTAACTAGCAGGAATAACTTctagtggtttttttttttaattttttttctgtaattggcatttcatcatttgcatacTAATAACTTCATTTACAATCCCAGATTCTGGTTCTAAGTTTCTTAAGTATAGGTTTTTAGATAAATTTACTCTTTCACTAAATAAAATCAGCCTATAATAGTTGCTGTTTAGAGCATTATTTATTCCATACTGTTTACTAGTCCTGTTTTCAGTCCCTAAGCATCTTTAACACTTGTATTGCAGCGTTATAAATCGGGTCTACACTTCCCTGCTTATACTTGTTATTAACCTATTTGTTCAATTTGAATTGCTTATTCATTATTTGGAACTATACAAATTCAAGAGGACAGTGCATTGGATATATAATATGAGCAGGTTCTACTATCATTTTTTAGTTGTTTGAATGAACTATGCATTTTTCTTAAGAAACAATGCGATAATGTCTGAAGCTTTTGGCTACCTCTCCAGTTTGACTTTGGGCATGTCTTTTCCACTAGTTCTTGGACAAAAAGATAGAAGTAATCTAACCCATTGATTTGATACATAAACTTCAAGTTGTGTGCTGTAAATATAGCTTGAAgatatttttttcccctttcctACTACCTTAGTCCAATGTTTTTCATGTGGGAAAAAGGATAGGTAGATCTTTGTTGTTGGAGTTAGTTTGGTTTGTACCCTTATTATACTTTCAATGGTAAATCAATAGATATAGAGGCTTTCTATTTAgttatcaaatatatatgtggTTGAAATCTAATGATGTTGTTGGAGGAATATCATGTTTCCCAAATTCTCTTTCATCCTTCACATGATTtaataaagtactagttttatgcgataaagtattaggtttaatggttaaaatgttgagtattcatttgtgttttaaagtactagttttaggctataaaatattaaatttaatgttaaagcgttgagtattcatttgtgtttaaatgTAGTATacttgtgctattaagtattgtgcttgatggttaaagtgttgagtacttatttgtgttttaaagtactagttttaagctataaagtattaaatttaatggttaaagtgttgattgttcatttgtgcaattaagtagtatatttgctctataaaatgtcgtgtttgatggttaaagtaaTCATtatcattcatttgtgatataaagtagtatatttgcatcataaagtattagatttaatgttttaagtgttgagtatttatttttgttatgaattgaagtagtatatttgtgatattaagtattgtgtttgatggttaaaatgttgagtattcatttgtgttacaaagtactagttttaggctattacgtattagatttaatgctttaaagtgttgactattcatttgtgttttaaagtattaattttaggctataaagtattaaattggGTTCTATGTGCTTAAAGttttaataaatagaataaactcaaatttgaaaattagatGATAAAGTGTAGAGGAACTGCTTGGACACTTTGGACGTGAAGAAGACAGGAAACGCGTGGAGCGAaaatttgatgaattaaattaataaaactgGGCTAAAAAAAGGTTCATATctgattgttaaaaaaaatagccCAAATAGAATTAATCCATAAATTAAgtatgacccaaattatgtgACCccacccgtctcacggattgagacccgtgagacggtctcacacaaatgttaCCCTATACATATTTGTTTGGTTtcaataaatttacatttactcttccaaaaaaataataaatttacatttaccaaaaaaagagtaatttcatttgtttggtACTTCTGTAGGTTTTTGAGGCcaaaaaattgtgtaaaaaaaaaaaaaaaagtttacatGCCCAGAGGGCAACATGGTGTACACGTGCCGGGCTGGGCGCATCTGGTGCAATTGTACACCATGTTGCTCGGCTGGGCGCATCTGGGGCAGATGGCACAACGCGCACCAGAATTGAAGAGTCGTGATATTAGCTCGATATAGAGCTAAAGACCCAGTTCCTGCCTAGCAATGCTAGTTGGCTCACCAAGGAATCCTCGAGCAGGCAGCCCGGCCTAGAGGTTTGCATAATTGCAGGCACAATTTCTGAACTGAAAGCCTGATGTTCATTCTATTGTGCATTTACCATTACAAATAGGATTGAAAGATCAGGTTCACAAGCATATTCCAACAACAAAAAGATTGGGTTCTAACCAGGGATATAATTCAATTCCTCTTCACTGCTGAACCTTCAATCCAAAGTGCATATATAACAGAGACAACTCTTTCAAGGTTTTTTTTAAGGGCAAAGTTAAACACTAGTAAATGCATTCAAGTGTCACATGAGACATCAAATTCAGCATTCAACTAAGGACAAAACAGATCTTAGAAGACTTGAAAAATTAAGGATGacacaaaatttaattaaaactttaattgtGACCCTCCTCCGCAGCAGCTTCAAAGGTCTCACCAGATACAAGTTGCGGCACATCATCGTCGTCATCCTCATCTTGTGCCACAGCTGCACCTGCAGCTGAACCCGTGCCTGCAGCTCCGGGTGCCTGCTTCTGGAACTGTTCCGCCAACTTCTTCAAGTTCTCCAGGTTGTCGGGTCctaaaacaaagaaattttataGTCATTGATATAATTATAGTATCCCATTGGCAGCACACTTTAGTGAAACTATGNAATTTGAATTGCTTATTCATTATTTGGAACTATACAAATTCAAGAGGACAGTGCATTGGATATATAATATGAGCAGGTTCTACTATCATTTTTTAGTTGTTTGAATGAACTATGCATTTTTCTTAAGAAACAATGCGATAATGTCTGAAGCTTTTGGCTACCTCTCCAGTTTGACTTTGGGCATGTCTTTTCCACTAGTTCTTGGACAAAAAGATAGAAGTAATCTAACCCATTGATTTGATACATAAACTTCAAGTTGTGTGCTGTAAATATAGCTTGAAgatatttttttcccctttcctACTACCTTAGTCCAATGTTTTTCATGTGGGAAAAAGGATAGGTAGATCTTTGTTGTTGGAGTTAGTTTGGTTTGTACCCTTATTATACTTTCAATGGTAAATCAATAGATATAGAGGCTTTCTATTTAgttatcaaatatatatgtggTTGAAATCTAATGATGTTGTTGGAGGAATATCATGTTTCCCAAATTCTCTTTCATCCTTCACATGATTtaataaagtactagttttatgcgataaagtattaggtttaatggttaaaatgttgagtattcatttgtgttttaaagtactagttttaggctataaaatattaaatttaatgttaaagcgttgagtattcatttgtgtttaaatgTAGTATacttgtgctattaagtattgtgcttgatggttaaagtgttgagtacttatttgtgttttaaagtactagttttaagctataaagtattaaatttaatggttaaagtgttgattgttcatttgtgcaattaagtagtatatttgctctataaaatgtcgtgtttgatggttaaagtaaTCATtatcattcatttgtgatataaagtagtatatttgcatcataaagtattagatttaatgttttaagtgttgagtatttatttttgttatgaattgaagtagtatatttgtgatattaagtattgtgtttgatggttaaaatgttgagtattcatttgtgttacaaagtactagttttaggctattacgtattagatttaatgctttaaagtgttgactattcatttgtgttttaaagtattaattttaggctataaagtattaaattggGTTCTATGTGCTTAAAGttttaataaatagaataaactcaaatttgaaaattagatGATAAAGTGTAGAGGAACTGCTTGGACACTTTGGACGTGAAGAAGACAGGAAACGCGTGGAGCGAaaatttgatgaattaaattaataaaactgGGCTAAAAAAAGGTTCATATctgattgttaaaaaaaatagccCAAATAGAATTAATCCATAAATTAAgtatgacccaaattatgtgACCccacccgtctcacggattgagacccgtgagacggtctcacacaaatgttaCCCTATACATATTTGTTTGGTTtcaataaatttacatttactcttccaaaaaaataataaatttacatttaccaaaaaaagagtaatttcatttgtttggtACTTCTGTAGGTTTTTGAGGCcaaaaaattgtgtaaaaaaaaaaaaaaaagtttacatGCCCAGAGGGCAACATGGTGTACACGTGCCGGGCTGGGCGCATCTGGTGCAATTGTACACCATGTTGCTCGGCTGGGCGCATCTGGGGCAGATGGCACAACGCGCACCAGAATTGAAGAGTCGTGATATTAGCTCGATATAGAGCTAAAGACCCAGTTCCTGCCTAGCAATGCTAGTTGGCTCACCAAGGAATCCTCGAGCAGGCAGCCCGGCCTAGAGGTTTGCATAATTGCAGGCACAATTTCTGAACTGAAAGCCTGATGTTCATTCTATTGTGCATTTACCATTACAAATAGGATTGAAAGATCAGGTTCACAAGCATATTCCAACAACAAAAAGATTGGGTTCTAACCAGGGATATAATTCAATTCCTCTTCACTGCTGAACCTTCAATCCAAAGTGCATATATAACAGAGACAACTCTTTCAAGGTTTTTTTTAAGGGCAAAGTTAAACACTAGTAAATGCATTCAAGTGTCACATGAGACATCAAATTCAGCATTCAACTAAGGACAAAACAGATCTTAGAAGACTTGAAAAATTAAGGATGacacaaaatttaattaaaactttaattgtGACCCTCCTCCGCAGCAGCTTCAAAGGTCTCACCAGATACAAGTTGCGGCACATCATCGTCGTCATCCTCATCTTGTGCCACAGCTGCACCTGCAGCTGAACCCGTGCCTGCAGCTCCGGGTGCCTGCTTCTGGAACTGTTCCGCCAACTTCTTCAAGTTCTCCAGGTTGTCGGGTCctaaaacaaagaaattttataGTCATTGATATAATTATAGTATCCCATTGGCAGCACACTTTAGTGAAACTATGAATAATAGTTGCATACCCAATTGGTGAATAATTTGTGGCAGGATGTCTTGCAATTCTGTTTAAAAACGAAAATATTAGTCATGTCAAGTCCTGAGccaaaaaagtatatatagcctccaaaaaaattgttgtcaaGATgcttctaaaaattaaaaaagattgtGTGCTCAAACCATATGATAAGAGCATCAACATAATTTTTCTTTGAAAGCTGATAATGAGAATTTTCCAAACCAGATTATAAGAGCTGAAGTGTAGAAATAACATACTCTTAGTCTGAGGAGAACCACCGACAACCCAGGTATTTGCAGCAATTGAGGCTTGAACTGGAAAAGCAAGACAAAGAAGTTAGTCAAATGGGAAAGAAAAAAGTAACAGTAAAATTACAGTTAATTGACAGCATCATTGTTACCTTTAGGGTTTAGGAACTGGATAACTATATCCTCCTTGAATATGTTCACCTCTTCGATTGCAGGAATTGCATTCACACCTATTCTCTTCAGTGTGCTCTGAAGCCTTTTGTCATCAGTTGTATTTGTCTTGTGGACAGCCTTCTTCTTTCTGATAGTGAGCACAATAAGAACCATCaaacaattaattgctagtagCAAAACATTGAAGTTGTAAAGATAAGAAATTAATACTACAACAGTTACATCAAAACAGCATCACTATAAAGTTACAGGTCCTCCCCAATAAAcataataaacaataaaataaaatgacttCACAGCCTCTTAACATCCAGATAAATCAGAAAGTCAGTAGCATTTCTATGAAGCTAACAGTTCTTCCCTCTAAAATACAGGTGAGAAGGCAAACATTGGGATTAAAAAGAGTCAATCTTTAGCTTCCTTAAAGGTCATAGAACTGTTAAAGAATCAGTTTTAGCAGATTGTTATCACCCAACTTAACTTGGCCTTTGTCTACACAATAAAAGCAAGCAAAGGAATAAAGGGACATTAACATAGTACAAAACACAAAAGCAACCTTCTCATGGTTCCCTTGCCACCGGTCCTGACTGACCCAGCCATCCTTTGAAGCTTTTCTACATTCATCTGTACCAAATATGCAGAAAATCATAAGTATGCCTACAAACATAATATCAAAGTGTATCATaccctaaaaattaattagaatacTAATACTAATCATACAAGCAAGAcagcactaaaaaaaaaatagcagtAACAGAATAGAGTACGAAATGGTAAGCATAATAGTGTTATAGTGTACAGATAGATAAAAGACATAGTTATACTGCTATTGTTGTAGCTGCTATTAATATATTCCtctcattaataatttaaacaattaaactattattaaaaaaatccaaTAAATATCTGTATCAAGTGAATGGAAATTTGCATCCAATAGAGCTAGCCCAAGaataagaaaggaaaaaaaaaaatcaaagcacCAAATCTCAACTTTTGCATAACAAAAAAACACTTCCCCCTTGATTCAATAGAATTAGAACAGAAGATCTATTTGCAACAGGAGCAGATGCACAAACAACAAAGAGGTATGCGTATAAGAATACATATTTACACAGCCGTAAACACACAGATATTTACAGATACACCGAAAATACTAAGGAAATAGGCGTTGGGTGAGGAGAATAAGCTATGACGAACCTTGAATCGAAGAGTAGTACAAACGGTGGCCGCAGAGAGaagaggaaagagagagaaaggttATCTTCTCAACTGGAAGAAGAGTGACTGAAGGGTTTGGTAGGGTGCGTAAACGCTGACAAGCAACCTAGTTGTACTCAACACCGCCAATTGATGGGCCTAAACGGCCCGATCCTATATAATGGACCTCAATCTAGGCCCGCTGCAAATACGTGTAGTTTGGTTTTTGTCTTTTTGAGGCCTGTTTACTtgtatttcttaaatttaaaatatgaccAAATTCCACTTTTAATCATCGACTTGTagtattgtcacatttagtcctattattttaattttgtcaaattacaTCAATGACTTTGAGCTACTTCCACATTTAGCCATCGACTATTatggcattgccacatttagtcatattctgtcaaatgaaagtcatggatgtaatatgacaaaattaaaagaatatgactaaatgtgacaatgtcataatattcgaggactaaaagtggaagttgctcaaagttatggatgtaatatggcaaaattaaaagaatatggcTAACTgtgacaatgccacaatagtcgaggatTAAAAGTGGAAATTATTCAAAGTCAGAGATGTAATATGacataattaaaagaatatgactgaatgtggcaatgccacaataatcaaggactaaaagtagaattTACTCTTTAAAATATCTATTTACCCATACTTATTTTTCAGATTTAATGTTTTGGACGTTTTTAAAAACTatacaaattcaatttttcaagTGATGGCTTGAacgtttttatttttgagtttaaTGTATGTgagttttttaatattttatattcaaatcaaatttatatcttaatataatttaaataaaaatatccaaaCTATTAACCTATTAAgtgtatttaaatttaaagtctatttagattttaattttaaattcagaTGTctctatattaatattttggatGCCTTTAAAAAATGGCACACCTTGCCAACATAACCATTGATCTCAAATCTTACCACtctgatttttaattaaaatttggtGACGAGGCATAACCAAACTATGTTTCTTATCAAGTATTTTGCAAATATCTTAATCATATAAACTtagattattaaaattttatagaaAACTAGGAGAATTCTCTATagcttttatatttattaattttcaaaattttgaaatcacTATTCAGTAAGGGTGGAAACAAAATGACTTTGTAATATTGGCCTCTGCATCATCCTGGATGCACTTAAGCACCGACCCAGAGGTATAGAATGGATATTGGAGCTATAGGTtgcaatattttaattagttgAAATTAGTTATTCAATTACagtattttaattacttttaattaGAGAGACATATATGTTACGTGCGGCTTTAGAAATCGTACAAGAAAACTTTAACACGTAGTAACTTGGATGCTTGAATTACTTACTTATTCGGATTCTTGAGATTGTTTACAAATGAGCCACATGAGGAGTATTTATACTCATTCCACGTCTTTAATGGATGGTAGAGATCCACTAGATCCCTTGGTTAAAAATCAATATCTAGAACCTTCCCTAAATCTCTACACAATCCTAAGGTTCCACAAAGTTTTAAAACAATCTATACATCTCTACAAACTATGGGAAGCTATGGGAAAGTCAAGGTAGGTCTAGAATAATGTATGAAACATTGGAAAACTACCCCGCGCTTTAGACATTACTTATAAATACTCTATACTTTTTTGTGGTCATTGTTTGacttattaaataaatagtttgttttttttttatttatttaccttAATCTTTATGTGTGTATCATTTTTGCATGGATCTTCTTACTTGAATTGCTTGTATGTTTACGTCCTTTGATTCATGGAATATCATTGcttgtaaataatttcaatcaatacTCATTAATAAAACCATACACATAAATGGGACGAAGGGCTTGCTTCATTTAGGAATTGAAGAGCTAGCTTCAAATGATTGTTGAGGGCGAGCCATTAGAGGATTAACTTTCAATTGTCCAAGATCTATCATTTATTTTAAGTGGATCTAATAATCAAGGGATATTAGGAATTGTGACTTTTTATAATCTATACTAGAAAAGTCGTAAAGGATATTAGGGCGATAACATGgtttttattactatatatacacaatttt
It includes:
- the LOC116010659 gene encoding basic transcription factor 3-like, which codes for MNVEKLQRMAGSVRTGGKGTMRRKKKAVHKTNTTDDKRLQSTLKRIGVNAIPAIEEVNIFKEDIVIQFLNPKVQASIAANTWVVGGSPQTKKLQDILPQIIHQLGPDNLENLKKLAEQFQKQAPGAAGTGSAAGAAVAQDEDDDDDVPQLVSGETFEAAAEEGHN